Proteins encoded in a region of the Drosophila sechellia strain sech25 chromosome 2L, ASM438219v1, whole genome shotgun sequence genome:
- the LOC6611391 gene encoding exosome RNA helicase MTR4: MDIEELFDCFDEESPSVPPPALNQEEKPSGSGGSKKGNKRQATDTSTSKSSKEADGDDKGDDTEEPTKRLKQEESTDAVGDDNPDDEPTRTLDIDDSAALEALRNRIVTHLLDAPKSCTHEVAAHPDQEYIPLKPFSGVPAKEYPFVLDPFQRQAILCIDNRQSVLVSAHTSAGKTVVAEYAIAKSLAAKQRVIYTTPIKALSNQKFREFTEEFKDVGLVTGDVTINPSASCLIMTTEILRNMLYRGSEIMREVGWVVFDEIHYMRDKERGVVWEETLILLPDNVRYVFLSATIPNARQFAEWVCHLHKQPCHVVYTDYRPTPLQHYIFPAGGDGIHLIVDEKGQFKEDNFTTAMAVLANAGEAGKGDQKGRNGGIKGTNAGQTNIFKIVKMIMERNFAPVIIFSFSKKDCEIYAMQMAKLDFNTPDEKKLVDEVFNNAMDVLTEEDRRLPQVENVLPLLRRGIGIHHGGLLPILKETIEILFGEGLIKALFATETFAMGLNMPARTVLFTAPRKFDGKNFRWISSGEYIQMAGRAGRRGLDDKGIVILMIDEKVSPAVGRDIVQGKADPINSAFHLTYNMVLNLLRVEEINPEYMLERSFYQFQNQAALPGLHDQVEQKTLELNKLTIKDEHNIASYHHIRSQLDQHGKEFRQWITKPQYLLPFLQPGRLVKVAAGSQEYDWGIVLNFKKQDQSRKNPLKAEPSVTIDVLLHVSEAAAKTGDTEPCKPNERGCMEVVPVAHTLITQISSIRVYFPNDLRSADNRRAVLKTIQEAKKRFPLGPPVLNPIDDMNIKDRDFRDIVNTIAQFEKRLEEHPLHKSPELERIHRRYQDKLTLQKQLQDLKAELKAARSLLQMEELKHRKRVLRRMGYCKPGDVIEFKGRVACELSSADELLMTEMIFNGVFNDLTAPQAVALLSCFVCDEKSSESVKSATELSGPLRSMQDLARRIAKVSTECKLDLDADTYVDKFKPFLMDVVLAWCKGSSFLAVCKMTDIFEGSIIRCMRRLEELLRQMCQASKTIGNTDLENKFSEGIRLLKRDIVFAASLYL; encoded by the exons ATGGATATAGAAGAGCTATTCGACTGCTTTGATGAAGAGTCGCCGTCGGTGCCGCCACCAGCACTTAACCAGGAGGAGAAGCCATCGGGAAGCGGTGGCTCCAAGAAAGGAAACAAGCGCCAAGCGACTGACACCTCTACATCGAAATCCTCCAAAGAAGCGGACGGCGATGACAAAGGAGACGACACTGAGGAGCCCACCAAGCGTCTGAAGCAGGAGGAGTCAACGGATGCGGTGGGTGACGACAATCCAGATGACGAACCCACTCGTACCCTCGATATAGACGATTCCGCGGCTCTGGAGGCCCTGCGGAACAGGATTGTCACGCACTTGTTGGACGCTCCGAAGTCATGCACCCATGAGGTTGCCGCGCATCCCGACCAGGAGTACATACCCCTAAAGCCGTTCAGCGGCGTGCCTGCAAAGGAGTACCCCTTCGTGCTCGATCCGTTCCAGCGCCAGGCGATTCTGTGCATTGACAATAGACAGAGTGTCCTGGTTTCCGCCCACACGTCAGCCGGAAAGACCGTGGTGGCGGAGTATGCCATAGCAAAATCATTGGCCGCCAAGCAGCGTGTTATATACACCACTCCCATCAAGGCTCTGTCCAACCAGAAGTTCCGTGAATTCACCGAGGAGTTTAAGGACGTGGGTCTGGTCACCGGTGATGTGACCATAAATCCATCGGCCTCCTGTTTGATCATGACCACCGAGATTCTGCGGAACATGTTGTACCGCGGTAGCGAGATCATGCGCGAGGTGGGCTGGGTGGTCTTCGACGAGATTCACTACATGCGCGACAAGGAGCGCGGCGTCGTCTGGGAAGAAACGCTCATCCTTCTGCCGGACAACGTGCGATATGTCTTTCTCTCGGCAACCATTCCCAATGCTCGACAATTCGCCGAGTGGGTCTGCCACCTGCACAAGCAGCCATGTCACGTGGTCTACACCGACTACCGTCCCACTCCTCTGCAGCACTACATCTTCCCGGCCGGAGGCGATGGCATCCATCTTATCGTCGATGAAAAGGGGCAGTTCAAGGAGGACAACTTCACCACAGCAATGGCAGTGCTGGCCAATGCAG GTGAGGCCGGCAAGGGAGATCAGAAAGGCCGCAATGGGGGCATTAAGGGAACCAATGCCGGACAAACAAATATCTTTAAAATAGTCAAGATGATAATGGAGCGCAATTTTGCACCGGTCATCATTTTTTCGTTCAGCAAGAAGGACTGCGAGATCTACGCCATGCAGATGGCCAAGCTGGACTTCAACACCCCCGACGAAAAGAAACTAGTGGACGAGGTGTTTAACAATGCCATGGACGTGCTCACGGAGGAGGATCGTCGCCTGCCACAGGTGGAAAACGTGTTGCCGTTGCTGCGTCGCGGCATTGGCATCCATCACGGCGGTCTGCTGCCCATTTTAAAGGAGACCATTGAGATTCTGTTCGGCGAAGGTCTGATCAAGGCCTTGTTTGCCACCGAAACCTTTGCAATGGGCCTTAACATGCCGGCTCGAACTGTGCTGTTTACGGCTCCGCGGAAGTTCGATGGCAAGAACTTCCGATGGATCAGCTCTGGCGAGTACATCCAGATGGCGGGACGTGCCGGCCGACGAGGATTGGATGACAAGGGCATCGTCATCCTCATGATCGACGAAAAAGTTTCGCCGGCTGTTGGTCGGGACATTGTTCAGGGCAAGGCAGATCCCATAAATTCGGCCTTCCATCTTACATACAATATGGTGCTAAATCTGCTTCGCGTGGAGGAAATCAATCCGGAGTACATGCTGGAACGCAGTTTCTATCAGTTCCAAAATCAGGCTGCACTACCTGGTCTGCATGACCAGGTGGAGCAGAAGACGCTGGAGCTGAATAAGCTGACTATCAAGGACGAGCACAACATTGCCTCCTACCATCACATACGCTCTCAGCTGGATCAGCACGGCAAGGAGTTCCGTCAGTGGATAACGAAGCCGCAATACCTTTTGCCGTTCCTACAGCCTGGTAGGTTGGTCAAGGTGGCCGCCGGCTCCCAGGAGTACGACTGGGGGATTGTGCTGAACTTCAAGAAGCAAGACCAAAGCCGCAAGAACCCTTTAAAGGCTGAGCCCAGCGTCACGATTGATGTTTTGCTGCACGTCAGTGAAGCGGCCGCCAAAACCGGCGACACGGAGCCATGCAAACCGAACGAACGTGGATGCATGGAGGTGGTGCCCGTGGCCCACACCCTCATCACCCAGATCAGCTCGATTCGCGTGTACTTCCCCAACGATCTACGCAGTGCTGACAATCGGCGAGCCGTGCTAAAGACTATCCAGGAGGCCAAGAAACGATTCCCCCTGGGACCACCGGTCCTCAATCCCATCGACGACATGAACATCAAGGATAGAGATTTCCGCGATATTGTCAATACCATTGCCCAATTTGAGAAGCGATTGGAGGAGCATCCGCTGCACAAGTCACCGGAACTGGAGCGTATACACCGGCGGTACCAGGACAAGCTAACGCTACAAAAGCAGCTGCAAGACCTAAAGGCCGAGCTAAAGGCTGCCCGCAGTCTGCTGCAGATGGAGGAACTGAAGCACCGCAAGCGTGTGCTCCGGCGCATGGGCTACTGCAAGCCTGGCGACGTCATCGAGTTCAAGGGACGTGTTGCCTGCGAACTGAGCTCGGCGGATGAACTTCTCATGACCGAGATGATCTTCAACGGAGTATTTAACGACCTCACCGCTCCGCAAGCCGTGGCTCTCCTCTCCTGCTTCGTTTGCGACGAAAAGTCCAGCGAGTCGGTGAAAAGCGCCACGGAGCTATCGGGCCCACTGCGCTCGATGCAGGATCTGGCGCGGCGCATTGCCAAGGTATCCACGGAATGCAAACTCGATCTGGACGCCGATACGTACGTGGACAAGTTTAAGCCCTTCCTAATGGACGTGGTGCTGGCGTGGTGCAAGGGCTCCAGCTTCCTTGCGGTCTGCAAGATGACCGACATCTTCGAAGGCTCCATCATCCGCTGCATGAGGCGACTGGAGGAGCTTCTGCGCCAGATGTGCCAGGCCTCGAAGACCATTGGCAACACGGACCTGGAAAACAAGTTCTCCGAAGGAATAAGGCTGCTCAAGCGTGACATTGTCTTTGCCGCGTCGTTGTATCTGTAA
- the LOC6611392 gene encoding acetylcholinesterase translates to MMHKLKYRDKVKWLLALLVLIGTCFTPTSGQTRDPRFYSRPGVDYHWPNPGDPDYRTYTFNDRRYGHYQPNGYGANYPGRNPPGQYPQGMPNEDRFRFDPNDPNARTQFPGVLAGWREDLQGKQRRDSLTLERDVFVTTNYGQVQGFKVYMYDNPDPKSFYRPYHSTVDRVMGECSVFLGIPYALPPTFEGRFKPPRVHRGWQLLQAVDFGPACPQPVRYTGATKGIMDMDEDCLYLNVYSPKTGAGVAQKYPVMVYIHGGEFIRGASNLFQGHILASFYDVVVVTLNYRLGALGFLSTGDENSPGNYGILDQAMALRWVHDNIEFFNGDRNSITLFGPGAGGASAGLLMVAPQTRNIVRRVIAQSGSALADWALIQDKYRAQNTSRVLGQLLGCSIESSWKLVNCLRTGRSFYELGNAEFSPQVGSFPWGPVLDHNFTLPGDDWYEGWREKDWRFLTQTPETLIRAGKFNRNIQYMTGVTTQEAAFFVAQNESLSPYYELDGRFFDQKIREHVFRYNYTLNPNGVYEAIKYMYTFWPDPNNNTIIRDQYINMLSDLYYRAPVDQMVKLMLEQKVPVYMYVLNTTVEALNLPQWRKYPHDTERYFLTGAPFMDTEFFPKKEHLQRNMWTDNDRNMSHFFMQTYSNFARYGNPTPQQVLGMHFQRAYQGEIRYLNINTTYNSSILLNYRQTECAFWTQYLPTVIGVLVPTYPPTTEYWWEPKEPLQIAFWSMSVACFFLIVLVVICCIMWRNAKRQSDRFYDEDVFINGEGLEPEPDARGVDNAHMVTNHHALRSRDNIYEYRDSPSTKTLASKAHTDTTSLRSPSSLAMTQKSSSQASLKSGISLKETNGHLVKQSERAATPRSQQNGSTAKVASPPVEEKRLLQPLSSTPVTQLHAEPAKRVPTAASVSGSSRSTTPVPSARSTTMHTTTATLSSQPAAQPRRTHMVEGVPQTSV, encoded by the exons ATGATGCACAAATTGAAATATCGCGATAAAGTAAAATGGCTGTTAGCTCTTCTCGTGCTGATCGGCACTTGCTTTACTCCGACAAGTGGACAGACAAGAGATCCCAGATTTTATTCCCGTCCAGGCGTTGACTACCATTGGCCAAATCCCGGCGATCCGGATTACAG AACCTACACGTTCAACGATCGCCGATATGGTCATTATCAGCCAAATGGGTATGGAGCCAACTATCCAGGCAGAAATCCACCGGGACAGTATCCACAGGGAATGCCGAATGAGGATCGCTTTCGATTTGATCCG AACGATCCGAATGCTCGGACGCAGTTTCCCGGAGTGCTGGCCGGATGGCGAGAGGATTTACAGGGCAAGCAGCGCCGGGATTCGTTGACCCTGGAGCGGGATGTATTCGTGACCACCAACTATGGCCAGGTGCAGGGCTTCAAGGTGTACATGTACGACAATCCAGACCCGAAGTCCTTCTATCGTCCCTACCACTCGACCGTGGATCGTGTGATGGGCGAGTGCTCGGTGTTCCTGGGCATCCCCTACGCCCTGCCGCCCACCTTCGAGGGCAGGTTCAAGCCACCACGCGTCCATCGAGGCTGGCAGCTGCTCCAGGCCGTCGACTTTGGACCCGCCTGTCCACAGCCTGTGCGGTATACGGGTGCCACGAAGGGAATCATGGACATGGACGAGGATTGCCTCTACTTGAACGTGTATTCGCCGAAG ACTGGTGCTGGTGTGGCTCAAAAATACCCCGTAATGGTGTACATCCATGGCGGCGAGTTCATCCGTGGAGCCTCCAACCTTTTCCAGGGTCATATTCTGGCCTCGTTCTACGACGTGGTCGTGGTGACCCTGAATTACCGCCTTGGTGCCCTGGGATTCCTATCGACGGGTGATGAGAACTCGCCCGGAAACTACGGAATACTCGACCAAGCGATGGCGCTGCGTTGGGTCCACGACAATATTGAGTTCTTCAACGGCGATCGGAACTCCATCACTCTATTTGGTCCGGGAGCGGGTGGCGCCTCCGCTGGACTCCTGATGGTGGCACCACAGACGCGGAACATAGTGCGTCGTGTGATCGCACAGTCCGGCTCAGCTCTAGCGGATTGGGCGCTGATCCAGGACAAGTATCGCGCCCAGAACACGAGTCGCGTGCTGGGACAACTGCTGGGCTGCTCCATCGAATCGTCGTGGAAGTTGGTCAACTGCCTGCGCACCGGGCGCAGCTTCTATGAGCTGGGAAACGCTGAGTTCTCTCCCCAGGTGGGCAGCTTTCCATGGGGCCCAGTTTTGGACCACAACTTCACGTTGCCCGGCGACGATTGGTACGAGGGCTGGCGCGAAAAGGACTGGCGTTTCCTCACCCAAACACCGGAAACCCTCATCCGGGCCGGAAAATTCAACCGGAATATTCAGTACATGACGGGCGTGACCACACAGGAAGCGGCCttttttgtggcccaaaacgaATCCTTAAGTCCGTACTATGAACTAGATGGACGCTTCTTCGATCAGAAGATAAGGGAACACGTTTTCCGCTACAACTATACACTTAATCCGAACGGAGTTTATGAGGCCATTAAGTACATGTACACCTTCTGGCCGGATCCCAATAATAACACCATAATCCGGGATCAGTACATAAACATGCTGAGTGATCTCTACTACCGGGCACCGGTGGATCAGATGGTCAAGCTGATGCTGGAGCAGAAGGTACCGGTCTATATGTACGTACTGAACACCACTGTGGAGGCACTGAATCTGCCACAGTGGCGAAAGTATCCACACGACACCGAGCGTTATTTCCTCACCGGAGCTCCCTTCATGGACACCGAGTTCTTTCCCAAAAAGGAGCACCTGCAGCGCAACATGTGGACGGATAACGATCGCAATATGAGTCACTTCTTCATGCAAACCTACTCGAATTTTGCTAGATATGG CAATCCGACGCCGCAGCAGGTGCTAGGCATGCATTTCCAGCGCGCCTACCAGGGCGAGATTCGGTACTTGAACATCAATACCACGTACAACTCCTCCATTCTGCTCAACTATCGGCAGACGGAGTGCGCCTTCTGGACGCAGTACTTGCCCACAGTTATCGGTGTGCTGGTGCCCACCTATCCACCCACCACGGAGTACTGGTGGGAGCCCAAGGAGCCGCTGCAGATCGCCTTCTGGAGCATGTCAGTGGCCTGTTTCTTCCTCATAGTCCTGGTGGTCATCTGCTGCATCATGTGGCGCAATGCCAAGCG CCAATCGGATCGCTTCTATGACGAAGATGTCTTCATCAATGGCGAAGGCTTGGAACCGGAACCGGATGCGCGTGGTGTGGACAATGCCCACATGGTGACCAACCACCATGCCCTGCGCTCCAGGGATAATATCTACGAGTACCGCGACTCTCCATCCACCAAAACATTGGCCAGCAAAGCGCACACGGACACCACCTCGTTGCGCTCACCCAGTTCGCTGGCCATGACCCAAAAGTCCAGCAGCCAGGCGTCCCTCAAATCAGGCATCTCGCTCAAGGAAACCAATGGCCATTTGGTGAAACAATCTGAAAGGGCAGCCACGCCACGATCGCAACAAAATGGCTCCACCGCAAAGGTGGCGTCTCCTCCTGTGGAGGAGAAGCGTCTACTGCAGCCACTTTCCAGCACGCCCGTGACGCAACTGCATGCGGAGCCGGCTAAAAGAGTTCCCACCGCCGCCAGTGTCTCGGGCAGCAGTCGGAGCACCACTCCGGTGCCCTCTGCCCGCAGCACCACCATGCACACCACAACGGCCACCCTGAGTTCCCAGCCAGCGGCTCAGCCGAGGAGAACCCACATGGTGGAGGGAGTGCCTCAGACATCCGTATAA